GCGCAGACAGCTTGGCGGACCAACCGAAGGACCCGCTACGGCTGAAGAACTGAGGCTGATCGGAGACGCTCAATACAGACTTGAAACCGAGGCCGAATCTTCCGATCTCCGCACCCTTCTTACGCGACAGGTGCGAGGCCAGGATCGTTCCAACTCCGGATGGGGTGATCGGCCTACCGCGGTTCGCGCAGTAAAGCGTGTCCGCTGTCAGGACAACATGAATGAGCCCGCTGGGCGTTTCCCGGAGCTCGTCGGCACCGTTCTGAATCAGCTCGTACAGCTGCCGGTGGCCGTAGCCACCCTCCTTCACGGAGCGCTCGATGTTCGCGTGCTCCTCAATCAGAGCAGGGTTTGCCTTGTACGACTGGAGGCAGGCTTCTGACTGTCGGAGGACGACCTGCGAGACAGGGCTGTCCGCGCCGGCCCAGTCGGAGGAGCCGGCCGCGAACTTGTCACCGTCTGGATCGACCACTGAGACTCGCTCTCCTTGCCAATGCACACTCGTTGGCCTAGGACCCTACGCCAACCGCGAGGGCAGACAAAAGCGTAGGACTCGACCTAAGCCTCAAGATTCACGAGCCGATAGTGACCAGGCGGGACATCGGGGTCGTCGTCATGCGACTGAATGTGCCACCCTCCCTGGTCAATGAGCTCCCGGACCTCCTGCCGCCACGTGGGTGTCTTGGCGACACGTTCGAGCTGTTGCGGGCTTGCCGGCCAAGGGCTGATGTGAAGGAGATACTCAATCAGTCGCTCTGCAGGGCTTCCACCGCCGATCGACTCGATGGTTTCCTCGCTTGAAGCGACGGCTTCGTCCAGCTGGGACACGTTGAGGCGGTAGGGGGCGCCGGCGCCTGCTCCCAGGGTTTCGATGTCCCAGCCGACCTCGCGAAGTTCCCTGATGCGTCGCGCCCACGCACGAATCGCCGCGACCCCCTCCAGTTGCTGCGGCGATAGAGCTTCCCCCGGGTGATTACGGAAGTAGAGAAGAAGTGCCGTTCGAGCGCCGCCAAGTAGGTCTTGACGTACCTCGGCTAATGCCTCCCTGGACTCGGCGAGATGAGTCCCGACTCTGGCTGCTGTCTCCAACCACTCCTGCGGCTTCAACTCCTCCTGAGCAGCCTGCACAATGGCGAGAGCGTCCTTGAGTGACTTTTCGAGCCGCGCGAGTTCCACACGCTGTCGTCCGTGAGTGTTTCCGCCTGACACTGCCATGATTCACTTAGCCCTTAAGTCCGAGACGGCTAGCGGATTCCCCAGCCTCTGAGGAGTTTCTACTCGGGTCGCGGCACGCTTACGGAGAGCCAGGTGACTTATCGTCCAGAAACATGGCTCGTTGTCGTGGCGTCACGCAATCCAGTTAGGCGGTCCGGCCTTCAGGCTTCTAGCTCATCCGGGCAGAACATTTAGTGCTCTCGAGGAACACCTGCTCTGCAGACTAGATGGTCATCGCAAGAGATGTCAAGACATGGTAATTCGGACGCCACTCACGATCGGCCGCATGGGGCAAAGATGCACAAAATGGGCATGCGACCCCCAACAACCGATTTAAGGGTGCTGTATGCCACAAGGTGTATCTAGGGCGTATTTCGCGAACACCACTTGTGCCCACCCTCCAGGTAGGTCATTCTGCTGAACGTATCCACGGCGTCGCGGGGGTGGCTGTGGATGATGTGAGTAATGCCATTGGAGGAAAGGGGCACCTTGGAGCACTACTTGGTCGGGCGTGAGCCGAAAGTGGCGTGCTACAAGAACCTCGACACCCAATGGCAAAATACTGTCCGTCTCCGAGATCCAGCGAGAAGGGTGTGGTGTAGAGCCATGATGACTCCGTGCCGGGGAGTTTGAAACGCCGAGTCGGCGCAGCGCGTAAGGCTATTCAACCTACTGTGGGAGTCGCGGGGTACTCCCTGACGTCCCTCTTATCAGGCGCACCGCCATCCATATGGGCACTTCTTGTTGTCGGCCTGGCGTGCGCGATTCCCGAGACCGTCGAGAAGATTTCCTACTTACTGCTGGGGGCCATGGTCATCAGGAGGTTCCCCAAGAAAAGCGATGCCAAGGATTACATCGCGATGTTTCGCGAGCTCTTCAAGCCATCACGAGGCGACTAGGGGAGCGTTCACAACTCCGACAAAATCCCCTGATATCTCCCGAATCGACTACGGGCGTCCGGAGGAAAAAGCCAGGTCATATACAAATTGGGCAAGCTTCTGGCCAAGTAAGGGTGGCACCGCGTTGCCGATCTGACGGGCAACCTCGATCTTCGAGCCCACGAACACGAAGTCGTCCGGAAAAGACTGGATCCTCGCGGCTTCGCGGTGAGTGATGGGGCGATCATGAACGGGGTGCAGGTAGCGCCCTTTTTCCGGCTTGTAGAACTCGGTCCGAATCGTCACACTGGGACGATCCCACCACAGCCGCCCCATGACGTCAGTTGTTCCCGTCGCCTTATCAGCCCAGCAACGAGGCTCCAGGTCTGGCCGATTTCGTCTGAGATCGAAGCGATTTCCGCCAGGAGGGATCGCACGGTATCGCTCTAGGGATTTCTGTGTCGGAGTCCGGCGGATATGGAGGTCCTGCCGGCCGGACTCATCGACCGTTATTTCTGTTCGCTCGGGATAGTCGGGTAGATCTGCAATAGTGGCGCTTAGAGATACATAAGGTGTGTTATTAGGCGAGTTCGGGCCGTGGGTCGGTTCTGGAGGCCAGGGAACCTCCTCGACGTCGCGTACGGCGACGAAGATTCCCCGCCTCCTGTTCTGCGGGACCCCATAATCAGCCGCGTTGAGGACTCCGTATCCGAACTTGTAGTCCTTGAGTTCCTTATCCGTCTCCATGAGCTGCAGCAGACGCGCGAACTGAGCCGACTTTTGAAACTCCGGTACATTCTCGATCACAAACGCCTTTGGCCTTACTAACCGTACGGCTCTCAAGTACTGCTGCCACAGCTCGTTAAGCACGGCTCGGCTGGCGTCGTCCCGATCACGCCCAAGCGGGCTGAATCCCTGACAGGGAGGGCCTCCGATGATCACGTCGGCCTTGGGGTAGTCCTCGTCGGAGACCTTCTCGATAGGCCCGTCGTAGACCGGGCACCCGAAGTTCTGCTTGAAGGTTCTTGCCGCAGCTGGATCTATCTCGACCGCGAACACGGTCTGGTAGCCGAGTCTGGCCTGCTTGAACCCTTGAGCAAGCCCCCCTGCGCCTGCGAACAGGTCGATCACCGTGATCGCCTCAGTCGTCAACGCCACCCTCCCCGCGAATCAAGCCCCTCGTAACTATAGGGGCGCTCGTTGCCCCCGCTGTCGGTTGATGCTCCGAAGCCCGCGAGCGAGCACGCGAGCTTAGAGGTGCTGGAGACACAGTCTCCACGGCTCTCTAGCAAAAATCGAGCGTTCGTTCGTACATCTGCGGCCTTGAGATGCCCCGAGGCGCCCCGCCGCTCTAACGTTGCCTCGTGGGCAGAGAGACCGAGTCGTGGGCGTCGAGCGAGGCCGTTCGCAAGAGCATGCGGTCGAACAAGGGGCGTG
The Microbispora sp. ZYX-F-249 DNA segment above includes these coding regions:
- a CDS encoding DNA cytosine methyltransferase produces the protein MTTEAITVIDLFAGAGGLAQGFKQARLGYQTVFAVEIDPAAARTFKQNFGCPVYDGPIEKVSDEDYPKADVIIGGPPCQGFSPLGRDRDDASRAVLNELWQQYLRAVRLVRPKAFVIENVPEFQKSAQFARLLQLMETDKELKDYKFGYGVLNAADYGVPQNRRRGIFVAVRDVEEVPWPPEPTHGPNSPNNTPYVSLSATIADLPDYPERTEITVDESGRQDLHIRRTPTQKSLERYRAIPPGGNRFDLRRNRPDLEPRCWADKATGTTDVMGRLWWDRPSVTIRTEFYKPEKGRYLHPVHDRPITHREAARIQSFPDDFVFVGSKIEVARQIGNAVPPLLGQKLAQFVYDLAFSSGRP